A genomic window from Streptomyces mirabilis includes:
- a CDS encoding SH3 domain-containing protein — MSLRHTLARTGMVLAAGTLIAAAGAGPAFAAGKPTATTGVGPGLIDDTGSFARDWDSPDWDNGDWDYGDDPYFDEDGLGDVRSEDPFHDGRPDDHHRFEGRIISRDGLALHNRPDRRSRIIRIAPHDERVRIYCKTRGERVGGNPIWYLITDGTWSWGPAQHIANIGPSPRWC, encoded by the coding sequence ATGTCCCTGCGCCACACCCTTGCCCGCACCGGGATGGTGCTCGCCGCCGGCACGCTCATCGCGGCCGCGGGCGCCGGACCCGCCTTCGCCGCCGGCAAGCCCACCGCGACCACGGGCGTCGGGCCCGGCCTCATCGACGACACCGGGTCCTTCGCCCGCGACTGGGACAGCCCCGACTGGGACAACGGCGACTGGGACTACGGCGACGACCCCTACTTCGACGAAGACGGTCTGGGCGACGTCCGCTCCGAAGACCCGTTCCACGACGGACGGCCCGACGACCACCACCGCTTCGAGGGCCGGATCATCTCCCGCGACGGCCTCGCGCTGCACAACCGGCCCGACCGTCGCAGCCGGATCATCCGTATCGCGCCGCACGACGAGCGGGTCCGCATCTACTGCAAGACCAGGGGGGAGCGCGTCGGCGGCAACCCGATCTGGTACCTGATCACCGACGGCACCTGGTCCTGGGGCCCGGCGCAGCACATCGCCAACATCGGCCCGTCCCCGCGCTGGTGCTGA